A single region of the Fimbriimonadaceae bacterium genome encodes:
- the ruvA gene encoding Holliday junction branch migration protein RuvA, which produces MIGRLRGELLEVSGGMVVVDAGGVGYEVILPDSVLLQMPPVGEQVNLYTRQIFREDSVTLYGFIESFDRRMFDLLIGVNGCGPRIGIALIGQLGGQAVLHGIVTQDAKALTRANGVGPKLAERIIVELKGKMAEESLALKVEGATRGKAVVSVHVDSELVDALLALGYRRTEAEAAARDAEESGGSIQDQLKVALRSLAR; this is translated from the coding sequence ATGATAGGCCGGTTGCGCGGAGAACTGCTCGAAGTGAGCGGAGGGATGGTGGTGGTCGATGCCGGAGGCGTCGGCTATGAGGTCATTTTGCCCGACTCTGTTCTGCTTCAAATGCCGCCCGTCGGCGAGCAAGTGAACCTTTACACCCGCCAAATCTTCCGTGAGGACAGCGTGACCCTTTACGGGTTTATAGAATCGTTCGACCGTCGCATGTTCGACCTTCTCATCGGAGTCAATGGCTGCGGCCCCCGAATCGGAATAGCCCTCATTGGTCAGCTAGGCGGACAAGCCGTCCTCCACGGCATCGTCACCCAAGACGCCAAAGCTCTCACCCGGGCCAACGGCGTCGGCCCCAAACTCGCCGAGCGCATCATCGTCGAGCTCAAAGGCAAGATGGCCGAGGAAAGCCTCGCCCTGAAGGTAGAAGGGGCAACCCGTGGAAAAGCCGTTGTCAGTGTCCACGTCGATAGCGAACTAGTCGACGCCCTTCTCGCTCTTGGGTACCGTCGAACCGAAGCTGAAGCCGCTGCCCGTGACGCCGAAGAAAGCGGAGGCAGCATCCAAGACCAGCTTAAAGTCGCGCTAAGGAGTCTGGCCAGATGA
- a CDS encoding redoxin family protein has protein sequence MNTIISLIAISLGLFAQDTPQTIAKKDLPAKAECVVCNAGGETHGEEKPVAGVMYKGKAYYFCNAKEVETFKKNPDFYMPLNLPMPLPDLKLTDTSGKKWDAAAFKGKVVLLDYWATWCKPCLVLKPKIDKIWEANKGQGFEMLSVSIDEKPADFENFFKKTKWENPVALDSSQSWAHFRILTIPTLVLVKDGKVIQIFKGNIDPKKVETAVKSALK, from the coding sequence ATGAATACAATCATCTCACTCATTGCTATCTCGCTTGGACTGTTTGCTCAAGACACCCCTCAGACCATCGCTAAGAAAGACCTGCCAGCCAAGGCAGAGTGTGTGGTTTGTAACGCAGGCGGGGAGACGCACGGCGAAGAGAAGCCGGTCGCAGGCGTGATGTACAAGGGCAAGGCGTACTATTTCTGTAACGCGAAAGAGGTCGAAACCTTTAAAAAGAACCCCGATTTCTACATGCCCTTGAATCTGCCAATGCCTTTGCCAGACCTCAAGCTCACCGACACTTCCGGCAAGAAATGGGATGCGGCTGCGTTCAAAGGAAAAGTCGTTCTTCTGGATTATTGGGCGACATGGTGCAAGCCCTGCCTCGTGCTGAAGCCGAAGATCGACAAGATTTGGGAGGCCAACAAGGGCCAAGGGTTTGAGATGCTGTCGGTGAGTATCGACGAGAAGCCCGCCGACTTTGAGAACTTCTTCAAGAAGACGAAGTGGGAGAATCCGGTAGCGCTGGACTCCAGTCAAAGCTGGGCGCATTTTCGAATCTTGACGATCCCGACCCTGGTCTTGGTGAAGGATGGAAAGGTCATACAAATCTTCAAGGGGAATATTGATCCCAAGAAGGTAGAGACTGCCGTCAAGTCTGCTCTGAAGTAG
- a CDS encoding winged helix-turn-helix transcriptional regulator, with the protein MDTLVAFGKALADPTRVRILHALRREPLCVCEMMEALEIGQSTLSTHLQTLRSAGVVETERRGTWIIYSISPEVRGSLETIFVQLLSADERLQLDTARLESRIRLRIEGCCPADANGARVSREGAALR; encoded by the coding sequence ATGGACACCCTTGTAGCCTTTGGAAAAGCCCTTGCCGACCCCACGCGGGTTCGGATCCTGCATGCGCTTCGGCGTGAGCCGCTTTGCGTTTGCGAGATGATGGAGGCGCTGGAGATCGGTCAAAGCACGCTTAGCACACACCTTCAGACTTTGCGCAGCGCGGGTGTCGTTGAAACCGAACGTCGAGGCACGTGGATTATTTACAGCATTTCGCCGGAGGTTCGCGGCTCTTTGGAGACGATTTTTGTTCAGCTCCTGTCTGCCGACGAGCGCTTGCAGCTTGACACCGCGAGGCTGGAGAGTCGAATTCGCCTTAGGATTGAGGGTTGTTGCCCGGCCGATGCGAATGGGGCACGCGTTTCTCGGGAGGGCGCGGCTCTTCGTTAG
- a CDS encoding AhpC/TSA family protein — protein sequence MKSPTPSKALLSLGVLAAIAIPVAVFAMRTGDEMVAASASEVKPIKVGTAVPDSSVLTLDKKETTFKKVLNGKPAVVIFYRGGWCPFCNRHLSDLMTVEADLRKLGFQVIAVTPDTPDELSKTMEKDKLNYTLVSDSKAELIKKFGIAFRVDDKTFTMYRDQYKIDLEKSSGGQTHHILPVPAVFLIDAKGTIQFVSTNPDYKVRMKGADILEAAQKMGM from the coding sequence ATGAAAAGCCCCACCCCATCCAAAGCGCTTCTATCCCTGGGCGTTCTCGCCGCAATTGCCATTCCCGTCGCCGTGTTTGCTATGCGCACCGGTGATGAAATGGTCGCAGCCAGCGCAAGCGAAGTCAAGCCGATTAAGGTTGGCACTGCTGTCCCCGACAGCAGCGTCTTAACGCTCGACAAAAAAGAAACCACATTCAAGAAGGTCCTCAACGGCAAACCCGCCGTCGTCATCTTCTACCGTGGCGGATGGTGCCCTTTCTGCAACCGCCACCTTTCCGACTTGATGACGGTCGAGGCCGACCTGCGCAAACTTGGTTTCCAAGTCATCGCCGTGACCCCCGATACCCCCGATGAGCTTAGCAAAACGATGGAGAAGGACAAGCTGAACTACACGCTCGTCTCCGACTCCAAAGCCGAACTCATCAAGAAGTTTGGAATCGCCTTCCGCGTTGACGATAAGACTTTCACGATGTATCGCGATCAGTACAAGATCGACCTTGAGAAGTCGTCTGGCGGGCAGACCCACCACATCCTTCCCGTGCCAGCTGTGTTCCTGATCGACGCCAAAGGCACGATCCAGTTCGTCTCCACAAACCCGGACTATAAGGTCCGAATGAAAGGCGCTGACATCCTCGAAGCCGCCCAGAAAATGGGGATGTAA